Proteins from a single region of Acanthochromis polyacanthus isolate Apoly-LR-REF ecotype Palm Island chromosome 11, KAUST_Apoly_ChrSc, whole genome shotgun sequence:
- the LOC110965654 gene encoding LOW QUALITY PROTEIN: teashirt homolog 1-like (The sequence of the model RefSeq protein was modified relative to this genomic sequence to represent the inferred CDS: inserted 1 base in 1 codon), translating into MPRRKQQAPRRSAAYGPEDEFTVGKVDEDEHLQDDGLSLDGQDADYLFNDDEDGRDHFSCQNSPLSNGTNPDPGYASPLSTTSDQLVDLKTTSSFSDQERVEERLGESTESINGLTLQDSLAKMKAVYANLISDASWSSIALDMLKSKQGNNFAASNGSGSNHKGTNGFLNIHSPTNIHTKTRCSNSNNTSATTSITTSSSTARTVSSNSNSGINVSSGSTGGLAYDWHQAALAKTLQHTPYQLLPEPSLFSTVQLYRQNNKLYGPVFTGASKFRCKDCSAAYDTLVGLTVHMNETGHYRDDNKDTEDDRSKKWSKPRKRSLLEMEGKEDAQKVLKCMYCGHSFESLQDLSVHMIKTKHYQKVPLKEPMPALTSKLVPPTXKRAFQDLMSPSSPESVSSGILLGESPKDQKVANPYVTPNNRYGYQNGASYTWQFEARKAQILKCMECGSSHDTLQQLTAHMMVTGHFLKVTNSASKKGKQLVFDPVIEEKIQSIPLPPTTARLPTPNGKSQPDSPMPPSSPEEKYEDKKDEEAEEEKMEVMEPEKKIKEEKEDPVEKADKPGKARSYQYLTEEDLEETPKGGLDILKSLENTVSSAISKAQTGTPTWGGYPSIHAAYQLHGSLKSTLPSCAQVQPLFSSTSLKVTSSDLSSLIHSPNSPSPPPSHKSNVLAMEELVEKVTGKSSVKNEKEEKPVETKLRSAKSPLPNPKDKQASPNSENLSKAVKSAALEDVTESKSKDGEQTESKIDVQIKSEMGSPKKVVSNGCNNLSIITDHSPEQPLVNPLSALQSIMNNHLGKAAKVATPFIDPFAMLYKIGNSAQIKQVEPVSQYHDDDDDQPMDLTKSKSNNGSTLKGTPAPNNSKPVFKNFSQSSSPPLRENALMDISDMVKNLTGRLTPKSTTPSSISEKSDIDGCTFEDGIEELSPIQRRKGRQSNWNPQHLLILQAQFASSLRETPEGKFVISDLGPQERVHICKFTGLSMTTISHWLANVKYQLKRTGGTKFLKNIDSGQPLFLCSDCASQFRTPSSYIHHLESHLGFTLKDLSKLSIDLLEQQAVSRIEDKTFGSPGLTEEDTGSVYQCKLCNRTFVSKHAIKLHLCKTHGKSPEDHLIFVKELEKFDKQ; encoded by the exons cttATGGACCTGAAGATGAATTTACAGTGGGCAAGGTTGATGAAGATGAGCATCTACAGGATGATGGCCTTTCCCTGGACGGTCAAGATGCAGACTATCTGTTCAATGATGATGAGGATGGAAGAGATCATTTTAGCTGCCAAAACTCTCCACTCAGCAATGGCACCAACCCAGACCCCGGGTATGCTTCTCCCCTCAGCACCACCAGTGATCAACTGGTGGATCTTAAGACCACCTCTTCCTTCAGCGATCAGGAGAGGGTAGAAGAGAGGCTAGGCGAAAGCACAGAGTCCATCAATGGGCTCACGCTACAGGACAGTCTGGCGAAAATGAAAGCCGTCTATGCAAATCTGATCTCGGATGCCTCCTGGTCCAGCATTGCTCTGGACATGCTTAAAAGTAAACAAGGGAACAACTTTGCAGCTAGTAATGGCAGCGGGAGCAATCACAAAGGGACCAACGGGTTCCTGAACATTCACAGCCCAACCAACATCCATACGAAGACCAGATGTAGCAACAGTAACAACACCTCAGCCACTACTAGCATTACCACCAGCAGTAGCACTGCAAGAACAGTGTCAAGCAACAGCAACAGTGGCATCAATGTAAGCTCTGGCAGCACGGGAGGATTAGCCTACGACTGGCATCAGGCAGCTTTGGCTAAAACCCTGCAGCATACTCCATACCAACTCCTTCCTGAGCCTAGCCTTTTCAGCACAGTGCAGCTTTACAGGCAAAACAATAAGCTCTATGGCCCCGTGTTTACCGGAGCCAGCAAATTTAGGTGTAAGGACTGTAGTGCAGCCTATGACACTTTGGTCGGCTTAACTGTGCATATGAACGAAACGGGCCACTACCGTGACGACAACAAGGACACGGAGGACGATCGAAGCAAGAAGTGGTCCAAGCCACGCAAGCGTTCCTTGCTGGAGATGGAAGGTAAAGAAGATGCCCAGAAAGTCCTTAAATGCATGTACTGTGGTCACTCTTTCGAATCCCTGCAAGACCTTAGTGTTCacatgattaaaacaaaacactatCAGAAAGTGCCTCTAAAAGAACCAATGCCAGCCCTCACCTCAAAGCTGGTACCCCCAA AAAAAAGAGCATTTCAAGACTTGATGTCGCCGAGCTCACCAGAGTCTGTCTCATCTGGCATACTCCTGGGAGAGTCTCCCAAAGACCAAAAAGTGGCCAATCCCTATGTCACTCCTAACAATCGATATGGTTACCAAAACGGTGCCAGTTATACTTGGCAATTTGAGGCACGAAAGGCACAAATCCTTAAATGCATGGAGTGTGGCAGTTCTCATGACACCTTGCAGCAACTGACAGCCCACATGATGGTCACAGGACACTTTCTTAAAGTAACAAATTCAGCCTCTAAAAAGGGTAAACAGTTGGTTTTTGATCCTGTAATTGAAGAGAAAATTCAGTCTATTCCTTTGCCACCCACCACTGCTCGACTCCCAACGCCCAATGGCAAGTCCCAGCCTGACTCCCCAATGCCACCCTCTAGCCCTGAGGAGAAATATGAAGACAAGAAAGATGAAGaggcagaggaagagaaaatggAAGTAATGGaaccagagaaaaaaataaaagaagagaaagaagaccCTGTTGAAAAAGCTGATAAACCTGGAAAGGCCAGATCTTACCAGTATCTCACAGAAGAAGACTTGGAAGAGACACCTAAAGGTGGCCTGGACATCCTGAAGTCTTTAGAGAACACAGTTTCAAGTGCAATCAGCAAAGCCCAAACAGGAACACCAACCTGGGGAGGTTACCCCAGCATTCATGCAGCCTATCAGCTCCATGGATCCTTAAAGTCGACTTTGCCCTCATGTGCACAGGTTCAACCTTTGTTCAGCAGCACCAGCCTGAAGGTAACATCTTCTGATTTAAGCTCTCTGATCCATTCCCCAAATAGCCCCTCTCCACCTCCGAGTCATAAGAGCAATGTGCTGGCCATGGAGGAGTTGGTGGAAAAAGTGACAGGAAAAAGTTCAGTAAAGaatgaaaaagaggaaaaacctGTAGAGACTAAATTGAGATCTGCAAAGTCTCCATTGCCAAATCCCAAAGACAAGCAGGCTTCACCCAATTCAGAAAATCTATCAAAGGCCGTGAAAAGCGCTGCATTGGAGGATGTGACTGAGTCAAAAAGCAAAGACGGAGAGCAGACGGAGAGTAAAATAGATGTACAGATAAAGAGTGAAATGGGTTCACCCAAAAAGGTTGTAAGCAACGGCTGCAATAACCTGAGCATCATCACTGATCACTCGCCTGAACAACCACTCGTCAACCCTCTCAGTGCTTTGCAGTCTATCATGAACAACCACTTGGGGAAAGCAGCAAAAGTGGCCACTCCCTTCATAGATCCCTTTGCCATGCTTTATAAGATCGGCAACTCTGCTCAGATTAAGCAAGTGGAGCCCGTGAGTCAGTACCACGATGATGACGATGATCAGCCCATGGACTTGACTAAATCCAAAAGCAACAACGGAAGTACCCTCAAGGGCACTCCTGCACCAAACAACAGCAAACCAGTTTTCAAAAATTTCTCTCAGTCATCCTCTCCACCACTGCGAGAGAATGCTCTGATGGATATTTCAGACATGGTAAAGAATCTGACAGGACGTTTGACACCAAAATCTACAACCCCATCTTCCATATCTGAGAAATCAGATATCGATGGCTGTACTTTTGAGGACGGCATCGAGGAACTGTCTCCTATCCAAAGACGGAAAGGCCGACAGTCCAACTGGAATCCCCAACACCTCCTGATTCTCCAGGCCCAGTTTGCCTCCAGTCTTAGAGAGACTCCCGAAGGAAAGTTTGTAATTAGTGACTTGGGACCCCAAGAGAGGGTGCACATCTGTAAATTCACTGGTCTCTCCATGACTACTATCTCACATTGGCTGGCCAATGTAAAATACCAGTTAAAGCGGACAGGGGGCACAAAGTTCCTCAAAAATATTGACTCCGGCCAACCTCTGTTTTTGTGCAGTGACTGTGCTTCCCAGTTCAGGACTCCCTCATCCTACATTCACCATTTGGAGTCCCACCTTGGTTTTACTCTAAAGGACCTCTCAAAGCTCTCCATAGACTTACTAGAGCAGCAGGCCGTCAGCAGAATAGAGGACAAGACTTTTGGTTCACCTGGACTCACAGAAGAAGACACTGGCTCAGTATATCAGTGCAAACTGTGCAATCGGACATTTGTGAGTAAACATGCAATCAAACTGCACCTTTGCAAAACACACGGAAAGTCGCCAGAGGACCATCTCATCTTTGTGAAAGAGCTGGAAAAGTTCGATAAACAATGA